From the genome of Candidatus Dadabacteria bacterium:
CGGTGACTAAATCAACAAACACGGTCACGAGGAAGGTGAGGAGCATTATAAAGACATACTCAAGGCGAATCACCCGCAGATGGACAACAAAGCGCCAGTCAATAATATCCCAGCCGACTTTAATCAGAATGCCGGCCAGAACAGCCAGCGGAATCGGTTCGGCAATCCAGCCGAAGCCGAGCAGCAGGCCGAGCAGCAAGATCGCGGTCAGGATGCCCGCAAGCGGAGTGCGCCCGCCGGCCCGGATGTTGGTGACGGTGACCAGCGGAGCTCCCGAGCCCGGCAACGCGCCCAGAATACCGGCCGCCAGATTACCGAGGCCCTACCCCACGAGTTCCCGATCGGGGTTGTGGCGTGTGCGGGTTTGAGAATCTGCTATCAACGAGGTCAGCAGGCTGTCAATGGAACCGAGAAGCGCAAGAATCAGTGCCGGCTCCAAAAAGTGCCCGATTGATTCCAGCCCTATCTGCGGAACCTGAAACGCGGGAAGGCCCGCAGGGATCGCGCCCATGGTTCGTGCCTCGTTGAGTCCGAACAACGCAATGCAGGTGCCGATCGTCAAGGCGGCCAGTGCAGGGGGCAGGAAGCGTCGTATCCGGCGGGGCCAGAAAATACAAATAGCCAAGGCGATTAAACCAACAGCAAGGTCGTGCGGATTGGGGTTGGCAATGGCTTCCGGCCAAGCAGCAATCTGGACAAGCGGCCCTCCCGGAATCGGCTCAGCACCGAGGATAGTCACGACCTGGAGGATTATGATGATCGCGCCGATCCCGGTCATGAAACCGGAAATCACGGAGTATGGAGTGTACCCCACAAAGCGTCCGACCCGGAGAAACCCCAAAGATATCTGTATCAGGCCGGCCAGCATGACGATGGTGAATGCGGTCGCCAGATCGTGGGCATACAGGGTGACAATCGCAGCCATGGCGATAGTCATCGGACCGGTGGGACCGGAGATCTGCGCAGGCGTGCCGCCGAACGTAGCGGCAAAGAATCCCACCGCGACAGCACCGTAGATTCCAGCAACCGGCCCTAGCCCCGAGGCAACGCCAAAGGCTAACGCCATCGGCAGAATTACGATCGCGGAGACAACACCGCCGAATAGGTCATCTAGAAAAGTGGGCCCTATCAACCCGAAAGAAGAATTTCCCTTTTTTTTCCCGAACAATTTAAAGCTGCTTCCTTTCTCGGCAACTTTCCACCCAAATCTTAACAAACTTCGTCCGGAGTACGCCCCTCAATCCCCTGACGGCGCCAAAGCTTGTTGTAAAATCCTATCCTCTCTCCCCTTAAAACTCCTTGCTTCTTTAACCGAGCCATAAGCGTTTAGATATAACTAGTTCGTATTATAAACCACAAGCACTAAGAATATCCTCTTTTTATATGCTCTTCGAACTCGTCTCTGAATTTTCTCACTATTGAGTCAACGGGCATGGCGCAGCCATCTGCAAGGGCAC
Proteins encoded in this window:
- a CDS encoding SulP family inorganic anion transporter; this translates as MLRFGWKVAEKGSSFKLFGKKKGNSSFGLIGPTFLDDLFGGVVSAIVILPMALAFGVASGLGPVAGIYGAVAVGFFAATFGGTPAQISGPTGPMTIAMAAIVTLYAHDLATAFTIVMLAGLIQISLGFLRVGRFVGYTPYSVISGFMTGIGAIIIILQVVTILGAEPIPGGPLVQIAAWPEAIANPNPHDLAVGLIALAICIFWPRRIRRFLPPALAALTIGTCIALFGLNEARTMGAIPAGLPAFQVPQIGLESIGHFLEPALILALLGSIDSLLTSLIADSQTRTRHNPDRELVG